In Spirosoma aureum, a single genomic region encodes these proteins:
- a CDS encoding L-lactate permease: MIWKQVIDPFNNIALSVLVAAVPILFIFWALIIRKMKGYQASLIATGLAMIIAILVYGMPVKLALLSAAHGAVYGLFPICWLVVMAVFLFNVTVKSGQFEIIKHFMASITSDRRLQALLIAFSFGSFLEGTAGFGAPVAITAAMLVGLGFNPLYASGICLIANTAPVAFGSIGIPITVASQVSGIPELPISQMVGRTLPILSIMLPFYLVSIIAGLQKAKEIWPAVLISGISFAFLQYFSSNFLGPALPDVIAGLGSIVCLMAFLRFWKPKTIWRFANEPAATINTDISYTNGQLIRAWSPFIVLTIMVIAWGIQPIKDALNSAGMVQFEFPGLHNAIQGEDGNLLPKLFKFNYLSAAGTAILIAALIAIPLVGLTYREGANVFGATLNQLKFPILTIAAVLGFAYILNDSGITLTLADVLANTGFMFPFFAPVLGWLGVFITGSDTSANALFSKLQYATATSIGVDPVVTVAANISGGVVGKMISPQSIAVAAAAGNLVGKESELFRFTVKHSFYMLLFICLIVLAQAYAFKWLIPVYEMLGTKKTTALPDVSKGFTYLIVLGVLLIGIATAILMTSRKKEQTPDLVN, translated from the coding sequence CATGCCCGTAAAACTGGCGCTGTTATCAGCCGCACACGGAGCGGTATATGGCTTGTTCCCAATCTGCTGGCTCGTGGTGATGGCCGTATTTCTGTTCAACGTCACGGTGAAGAGCGGCCAGTTTGAGATTATCAAACATTTCATGGCCTCGATCACCTCCGACCGGCGACTACAGGCGCTATTGATCGCGTTTTCATTCGGCTCATTTCTGGAAGGTACAGCCGGGTTTGGTGCACCCGTTGCCATTACGGCGGCTATGCTCGTAGGGCTTGGTTTCAATCCACTTTATGCGTCAGGAATTTGCCTGATTGCCAATACCGCACCCGTTGCCTTTGGTTCCATCGGCATTCCCATTACGGTGGCCTCGCAGGTGTCGGGTATCCCCGAATTACCCATTTCGCAGATGGTCGGCCGGACACTGCCGATTTTATCGATTATGCTGCCTTTTTATCTGGTTAGCATCATTGCCGGTTTACAGAAAGCAAAGGAAATATGGCCTGCTGTATTGATATCGGGCATTTCGTTTGCCTTCCTGCAATATTTCTCCTCTAACTTTTTAGGACCCGCCCTGCCCGATGTCATTGCTGGTCTTGGTTCTATTGTGTGCCTGATGGCTTTCCTGCGCTTCTGGAAACCGAAAACCATCTGGCGCTTTGCCAACGAGCCAGCCGCTACCATCAATACCGATATCAGCTACACAAACGGCCAGCTCATCAGAGCCTGGTCGCCGTTTATTGTGTTGACCATCATGGTAATTGCCTGGGGCATTCAACCGATTAAAGATGCACTTAATTCGGCCGGAATGGTCCAGTTTGAGTTTCCCGGACTTCACAATGCCATTCAGGGCGAAGATGGAAATCTATTACCTAAGCTATTCAAATTTAACTACTTATCCGCAGCCGGAACAGCCATCCTGATTGCAGCTCTGATCGCGATTCCGCTGGTAGGTCTGACCTATCGCGAGGGAGCAAACGTATTTGGTGCTACGTTAAATCAACTGAAGTTTCCTATTCTTACAATCGCGGCTGTGTTAGGATTTGCCTACATCCTGAACGATTCCGGCATTACACTCACCCTGGCCGACGTACTGGCCAATACAGGATTCATGTTCCCATTTTTCGCGCCCGTACTGGGCTGGCTGGGCGTTTTCATCACGGGTTCCGACACGTCGGCGAATGCCCTGTTCAGTAAACTCCAGTATGCCACGGCAACCTCGATTGGTGTAGATCCGGTGGTGACGGTGGCGGCTAACATATCGGGTGGTGTTGTCGGCAAAATGATTTCTCCGCAATCCATTGCCGTTGCCGCAGCAGCGGGTAATCTGGTGGGAAAAGAGTCTGAACTATTCCGCTTTACGGTAAAGCATAGTTTCTACATGCTGCTCTTTATCTGCCTTATTGTACTCGCTCAGGCCTACGCCTTTAAATGGCTTATTCCTGTCTATGAAATGCTTGGCACTAAAAAAACCACGGCTCTACCCGACGTGTCGAAAGGATTTACGTACCTTATTGTATTGGGAGTCTTACTAATCGGTATCGCGACTGCCATTCTGATGACCTCCAGAAAGAAAGAACAAACCCCAGATTTAGTTAATTAA